The following are from one region of the Canis lupus baileyi chromosome 25, mCanLup2.hap1, whole genome shotgun sequence genome:
- the ETV6 gene encoding transcription factor ETV6 isoform X4 — MNGKALLLLTKEDFRYRSPHSGDVLYELLQHILKQRKPRILFSPFFHPGNSIHTQPEVLLHQNHEEDNCVQRTPRPPVENVHHNPPTIELLHRSRSPVTANHRPSPDPEQRPLRSPLDNMIRRLSPAERAQGPRLHQENNHQESYPLSVSPMENNHCPPSSEPHPKPSSPRQESTRVIQLMPSPIMHPLILNPRHSVDFKQSRLSEDGLHREGKPINLSHREDLAYMNHIMVSVSPPEEHAMPIGRIADCRLLWDYVYQLLSDSRYENFIRWEDKESKIFRIVDPNGLARLWGNHKNRTNMTYEKMSRALRHYYKLNIIRKEPGQRLLFRFMKTPDEIMSGRTDRLEHLESQELDEQIYQEDEC; from the exons gtgatgTGCTCTATGAACTCCTTCAGCATATTCTGAAGCAGAGAAAACCTCGGATTCTTTTTTCACCGTTCTTCCATCCTGGAAACTCTATACACACGCAGCCAGAAGTCCTACTGCATCAGAACCATGAAGAAG ATAACTGTGTCCAGAGGACCCCAAGGCCACCAGTGGAGAATGTGCACCACAACCCCCCCACCATTGAACTGTTGCACCGTTCTAGATCACCTGTCACAGCCAATCACCGGCCTTCTCCCGACCCCGAGCAGCGGCCCCTCCGGTCCCCCCTGGACAACATGATCCGCCGCCTCTCCCCGGCCGAGAGGGCCCAGGGGCCGAGGCTCCACCAGGAGAACAACCACCAGGAGTCCTACCCCCTGTCAGTGTCTCCCATGGAGAATAACCACTGCCCACCATCCTCTGAGCCTCACCCGAAGCCATCGAGCCCCCGGCAGGAGAGCACCCGCGTGATCCAGCTGATGCCCAGTCCCATCATGCACCCTCTGATCCTGAACCCCCGGCACTCCGTGGATTTCAAACAGTCCAGGCTCTCCGAGGACGGGCTTCATAGGGAAGGGAAGCCCATCAACCTCTCCCATCGGGAAGACCTGGCGTACATGAACCACATCATGGTGTCTGTCTCCCCACCCGAGGAGCACGCCATGCCCATTGGGAGAATAGCAG ACTGTAGACTGCTTTGGGATTACGTCTATCAGTTGCTTTCTGACAGCCGGTACGAAAACTTCATCCGATGGGAGGACAAAGAATCCAAAATATTCCGGATAGTGGATCCCAATGGACTGGCTCGACTGTGGGGAAACCATAAG aacagaacaaacaTGACCTATGAGAAAATGTCCAGAGCCCTGCGCCACTACTACAAACTAAACATTATCAGGAAGGAGCCAGGACAAAGGCTTTTGTTCAG GTTTATGAAAACCCCAGATGAAATCATGAGCGGCCGAACGGACCGTCTGGAGCACCTCGAGTCCCAGGAGCTGGATGAACAAATATACCAAGAAGATGAGTGCTGA